A stretch of the Vigna radiata var. radiata cultivar VC1973A chromosome 9, Vradiata_ver6, whole genome shotgun sequence genome encodes the following:
- the LOC106774106 gene encoding protein EXORDIUM-like 2, which translates to MASNYNPAITFSAVLTLLLLPLLTVGKLVQEQPLVLKYHNGQLLKGRITVNLIWYGTFTPIQRSVIVDFINSLSSAPNAALPSTATWWKTTENYKGGSSALVVGNQILHPAYTLGKSLKGQHLLALASKFNQLNSITVVLTAKDVAVEGFCMSRCGTHGSTRNVRNAARTAYIWVGNSESQCPGQCAWPFHQPIYGPQTPPLVAPNGDVGVDGMIINLATLLAGTVTNPFNNGYFQGPPTAPLEAVSACTGVFGSGSYPGYPGKVLVDKVTGASYNAHGVNGRRYLVPAMWDPQSLTCKTLV; encoded by the coding sequence ATGGCGTCTAATTACAATCCTGCCATTACCTTCTCTGCAGTTCTCACGCTGCTCCTCCTTCCCTTGCTAACTGTAGGGAAGCTTGTACAGGAGCAACCACTTGTGCTCAAGTACCACAACGGTCAGCTGCTCAAGGGCCGCATCACCGTCAATCTCATCTGGTACGGCACTTTCACTCCGATCCAACGCTCCGTGATCGTCGACTTCATAAACTCGCTGAGCAGCGCGCCCAACGCGGCGCTTCCTTCTACTGCCACGTGGTGGAAAACCACGGAGAACTACAAGGGGGGATCCTCTGCGCTGGTCGTAGGGAACCAGATTCTGCACCCGGCATACACGCTCGGGAAAAGCCTCAAGGGGCAACACCTTCTCGCGCTCGCCTCGAAGTTTAATCAACTCAACTCGATAACGGTCGTCTTAACGGCTAAAGACGTCGCCGTCGAGGGTTTCTGCATGAGCCGCTGTGGGACCCATGGGTCTACCCGAAACGTTCGAAACGCTGCCCGCACCGCTTATATATGGGTTGGAAACTCCGAGTCGCAGTGCCCCGGGCAATGCGCGTGGCCCTTCCACCAGCCGATTTACGGACCCCAAACGCCACCATTGGTTGCGCCTAACGGCGACGTCGGGGTTGACGGAATGATAATTAACTTGGCGACCCTTCTTGCTGGGACCGTCACGAACCCTTTCAATAACGGTTACTTCCAGGGCCCCCCGACGGCGCCGTTGGAGGCTGTTTCCGCTTGCACAGGGGTTTTCGGGAGCGGGTCGTACCCGGGATATCCGGGTAAGGTCCTGGTGGATAAGGTGACTGGGGCGAGCTACAATGCGCATGGTGTGAATGGGAGGAGGTATCTGGTGCCAGCGATGTGGGACCCTCAGAGTCTGACATGCAAGACCCTCGTGTGA
- the LOC106773110 gene encoding mitogen-activated protein kinase kinase kinase 17-like, whose protein sequence is MAGWKKLRVLGEGSYGTVYLVLLRSTQEQNSKLSLLALKTSNLIKTEVLSQKEVIVYTHMLLKGLSYMHEKGITSEEANTDLGGIKFRGTPYYMSPESVRGFKETPLDIWSLGCIVIEMSTGLREWWNIESTNQLLCKLAFSEEVPKIPDKLSYDCKDFLRKCLMNDPQQRWTAKMLLNHPFIQKKYSTS, encoded by the exons atggCTGGGTGGAAGAAGTTGAGAGTTTTGGGAGAAGGTTCATATGGCACGGTGTATCTTGTTCTTTTACGTTCTACACAAGAACAAAATTCAAAACTCTCACTTTTAGCATTGAAGACAA GCAATTTAATAAAGACAGAGGTATTATCTCAGAAGGAAGTGATAGTCTACACTCACATGCTTCTCAAGGGACTTTCTTACATGCACGAAAAGGGGATT ACTAGCGAAGAGGCAAATACTGATTTAGGAGGGATCAAGTTTAGAGGGACACCCTATTACATGTCACCGGAATCAGTTAGAGGTTTTAAGGAAACACCTTTAGATATATGGTCTCTGGGATGCATTGTTATTGAGATGAGCACTGGACTTCGAGAATGGTGGAACATTGAATCCACAAACCAATTATTGTGCAAGCTTGCATTTTCTGAAGAAGTACCAAAGATACCAGATAAACTTAGTTACGATTGCAAGGATTTTTTgagaaaatgtttgatgaaTGATCCTCAACAAAGATGGACAGCTAAAATGCTTCTGAATCATCCttttattcaaaagaaataCTCAACATCATAA
- the LOC106774107 gene encoding polyadenylate-binding protein 2: protein MENDDAEMLGSDSNEAGLELDDMKKRLKEMEDEASALREMQAKVEKEMGSVQAPATAASSQNNKEEVDSRSVFVGNVDYSCTPEEVQQHFQSCGTVNRVTIRTDKFGQPKGYAYVEFLEVQAVQEALSLNESELHGRQLKVTAKRTNIPGMKQYRPRRPNPYQGFRGRAPYAPPFAYAPFGYGKVPRFRMGMRYSPYY, encoded by the exons ATGGAAAATGACGACGCTGAAATGCTCGGTTCAGACAGCAACGAAGCT GGCTTGGAGTTGGATGACATGAAGAAGCGCTTGAAGGAAATGGAAGACGAAGCTTCTGCTTTGCGGGAGATGCAGGCAAAGGTCGAGAAGGAAATGGGATCTGTACAAG CTCCTGCTACTGCTGCTTCGAGTCAGAACAATAAAGAGGAAGTAGATTCTCGATCAGTCTTTGTCGGCAAT GTGGACTATTCATGTACTCCAGAAGAAGTGCAGCAGCATTTCCAGTCATGTGGAACCGTAAACCGAGTCACCATCCGAACTGATAAGTTTGGCCAACCAAAGGGCTATGCTTACGTAGAGTTTCTTGAAGTGCAGGCTGTTCAAGAAGCTCTTTCGCTGAATGAATCTGAACTACACGGGCGTCAATTGAAG GTTACTGCTAAGAGGACCAATATACCAGGGATGAAGCAATATCGTCCTCGCCGGCCTAATCCTTACCAGGGGTTTCGAGGCAGAGCCCCGTATGCACCTCCTTTTGCTTATGCTCCTTTTGGATATGG AAAAGTTCCAAGGTTTAGAATGGGAATGCGCTATAGTCCCTACTATTAA